From Camelina sativa cultivar DH55 chromosome 7, Cs, whole genome shotgun sequence, one genomic window encodes:
- the LOC104703756 gene encoding uncharacterized aarF domain-containing protein kinase 2 isoform X2 yields MTLFSRFLITGVVKRTLFSNQNNRTAIRVSVRLPQFRIQSHGHHTLGLLHNVKGSFLGNHHNLARRSYSILSASNVVKQHAQASWERFLYSLAMNRTWNLSRITQIAQVVSLSLARSHFLLPGFLALTLRKVAYAQRVAPSPVVCSPSSISPYRSSLNFPIVISSLMISAVKGVVLFGRALYLAVLFSPNVIMALLEFACGPRFRKLQYEILHRTLERAGPAFIKFGQWIATRPDRFNKDLCLQLSKLHSNAPEHSFAFTKKSIENAFGRKLSEIFEEFDEAPVASGSIAQVHRASLKFQYPGQKVKSSEVAVKVRHPSVEQTMKRDFVIINFVAKLTTFIPGLNWLRLDECVQQFSVYMLSQVDLSREASHLSRFIYNFRGWKDVSFPKPIYPLVHPAVLVETYEHGESVARYVDGSEGHARLKAKVAHIGTHALLKMLLVDNFIHADMHPGNILVRPNNTPRGLFRSRKPHIIFLDVGMTAELSKVDRDNLLGFFKAVARRDGKTAAERTLKLSKQQNCPDPQAFIQEVEDAFTFWGTEEGDLVHPADCMHELFEKMRRHRVNIDGNVSTVMFTTLVLEGWQRKLDPGYDVMRTLQKMLLKSDWMKSLSYTIDGLMAP; encoded by the exons ATGACCTTATTCTCAAG ATTTTTGATCACTGGAGTGGTGAAGAGAACTCTATTCTCTAATCAGAATAATAGAACAGCTATTAGGGTTTCTGTAAGGCTGCCACAGTTCAGAATTCAGAGTCATGGACATCACACATTGGGTCTTCTTCATAATGTTAAAGGAAGCTTTTTAGGTAATCATCATAATCTCGCAAGGAGGAGCTATTCGATTTTATCTGCGAGCAATGTAGTTAAGCAGCATGCTCAAGCCTCTTGGGAAAGGTTTCTTTATAGTTTAGCTATGAATCGTACTTGGAACTTGTCTCGGATAACTCAGATTGCTCAAGTGGTTAGCTTGTCTTTAGCCCGTTCTCACTTTTTGTTACCTGGTTTCTTGGCTCTTACTTTGAGAAAAGTGGCATATGCGCAAAGGGTGGCTCCAAGTCCTGTGGTGTGTTCTCCTTCAAGCATTTCTCCTTATAGGAGTTCGTTAAACTTCCCTATCGTTATCTCGTCGTTAATGATTTCTGCAGTCAAAGGTGTTGTTCTGTTTGGGAGAGCTCTCTATTTagctgttttgttttctccaaaTGTTATAATGGCGTTGTTAGAATTTGCGTGTGGGCCTCGTTTTAGAAAGCTACAGTATGAGATCCTCCATCGGACTCTGGAAAGAGCTGGTCCTGCTTTTATCAAATTTGGCCAATGGATTGCCACACGGCCTGATCGGTTTAACAAGGATCTGTGTTTGCAGCTTTCAAAGCTTCACAGTAATGCCCCTGAGCACAGTTTCGCGTTCACCAAAAAATCCATCGAAAATGCATTTG GTCGTAAGCTCTCTGAGATATTTGAGGAATTTGATGAGGCGCCTGTGGCATCTGGGAGTATAGCTCAAGTACACCGAGCTTCCCTGAAGTTTCAGTATCCAGGACAAAAGGTGAAGTCCTCGGAAGTTGCTGTTAAAGTTAGACATCCTAGTGTTGAGCAAACGATGAAGCGAGATTTTGTGATCATCAATTTTGTGGCAAAGCTAACCACTTTTATTCCGGGGTTGAATTGGCTTAGATTGGACGAGTGTGTGCAACAGTTTAGTGTCTACATGTTGTCCCAAGTTGATCTCTCAAGAGAAGCTTCTCATTTGAGTCGGTTTATATATAACTTCCGTGGATGGAAAGATGTCTCTTTCCCTAAGCCCATATATCCACTTGTACACCCCGCTGTTTtggttgagacatatgagcaCGGAGAGAGTGTGGCTCGTTATGTAGATGGATCAGAAGGACATGCGCGGCTTAAGGCTAAAGTAGCACACATCGGAACTCATGCTCTCTTGAAGATGCTCCTG GTTGACAACTTCATTCATGCTGATATGCATCCAGGGAATATTCTTGTCCGGCCAAACAATACTCCAAGAGGTCTTTTCAGATCGAGGAAGCCACACATCATTTTCCTAGATGTAGGCATGACTGCAGAACTCTCAAAAGTTGACCGAGATAACCTACTAGGTTTTTTCAAGGCAGTTGCACGTAGAGACGGCAAGACTGCTGCTGAACGAACACTTAAATTATCTAAACAACAGAATTGTCCTGATCCACAGGCCTTTATCCAG GAAGTAGAAGACGCATTTACATTCTGGGGAACAGAGGAAGGAGATTTAGTCCATCCCGCGGATTGTATGCACGAACTATTTGAGAAAATGAGGCGTCATAGAGTTAATATCGACGGCAATGTTTCCACCGTGATGTTTACAACATTAGTTCTTGAG ggCTGGCAACGGAAACTCGATCCAGGATACGATGTGATGCGCACGCTACAAAAAATGCTGCTGAAAAGCGATTGGATGAAATCACTTTCTTACACAATTGATGGACTGATGGCTCCTTAG
- the LOC104703756 gene encoding uncharacterized aarF domain-containing protein kinase 2 isoform X1 yields MTLFSRFLITGVVKRTLFSNQNNRTAIRVSVRLPQFRIQSHGHHTLGLLHNVKGSFLGNHHNLARRSYSILSASNVVKQHAQASWERFLYSLAMNRTWNLSRITQIAQVVSLSLARSHFLLPGFLALTLRKVAYAQRVAPSPVVCSPSSISPYRSSLNFPIVISSLMISAVKGVVLFGRALYLAVLFSPNVIMALLEFACGPRFRKLQYEILHRTLERAGPAFIKFGQWIATRPDRFNKDLCLQLSKLHSNAPEHSFAFTKKSIENAFGRKLSEIFEEFDEAPVASGSIAQVHRASLKFQYPGQKVKSSEVAVKVRHPSVEQTMKRDFVIINFVAKLTTFIPGLNWLRLDECVQQFSVYMLSQVDLSREASHLSRFIYNFRGWKDVSFPKPIYPLVHPAVLVETYEHGESVARYVDGSEGHARLKAKVAHIGTHALLKMLLVDNFIHADMHPGNILVRPNNTPRGLFRSRKPHIIFLDVGMTAELSKVDRDNLLGFFKAVARRDGKTAAERTLKLSKQQNCPDPQAFIQEVEDAFTFWGTEEGDLVHPADCMHELFEKMRRHRVNIDGNVSTVMFTTLVLEGWQRKLDPGYDVMRTLQKMLLKSDWMKSLSYTIDGLMAP; encoded by the exons ATGACCTTATTCTCAAG ATTTTTGATCACTGGAGTGGTGAAGAGAACTCTATTCTCTAATCAGAATAATAGAACAGCTATTAGGGTTTCTGTAAGGCTGCCACAGTTCAGAATTCAGAGTCATGGACATCACACATTGGGTCTTCTTCATAATGTTAAAGGAAGCTTTTTAGGTAATCATCATAATCTCGCAAGGAGGAGCTATTCGATTTTATCTGCGAGCAATGTAGTTAAGCAGCATGCTCAAGCCTCTTGGGAAAGGTTTCTTTATAGTTTAGCTATGAATCGTACTTGGAACTTGTCTCGGATAACTCAGATTGCTCAAGTGGTTAGCTTGTCTTTAGCCCGTTCTCACTTTTTGTTACCTGGTTTCTTGGCTCTTACTTTGAGAAAAGTGGCATATGCGCAAAGGGTGGCTCCAAGTCCTGTGGTGTGTTCTCCTTCAAGCATTTCTCCTTATAGGAGTTCGTTAAACTTCCCTATCGTTATCTCGTCGTTAATGATTTCTGCAGTCAAAGGTGTTGTTCTGTTTGGGAGAGCTCTCTATTTagctgttttgttttctccaaaTGTTATAATGGCGTTGTTAGAATTTGCGTGTGGGCCTCGTTTTAGAAAGCTACAGTATGAGATCCTCCATCGGACTCTGGAAAGAGCTGGTCCTGCTTTTATCAAATTTGGCCAATGGATTGCCACACGGCCTGATCGGTTTAACAAGGATCTGTGTTTGCAGCTTTCAAAGCTTCACAGTAATGCCCCTGAGCACAGTTTCGCGTTCAC CAAAAAATCCATCGAAAATGCATTTGGTCGTAAGCTCTCTGAGATATTTGAGGAATTTGATGAGGCGCCTGTGGCATCTGGGAGTATAGCTCAAGTACACCGAGCTTCCCTGAAGTTTCAGTATCCAGGACAAAAGGTGAAGTCCTCGGAAGTTGCTGTTAAAGTTAGACATCCTAGTGTTGAGCAAACGATGAAGCGAGATTTTGTGATCATCAATTTTGTGGCAAAGCTAACCACTTTTATTCCGGGGTTGAATTGGCTTAGATTGGACGAGTGTGTGCAACAGTTTAGTGTCTACATGTTGTCCCAAGTTGATCTCTCAAGAGAAGCTTCTCATTTGAGTCGGTTTATATATAACTTCCGTGGATGGAAAGATGTCTCTTTCCCTAAGCCCATATATCCACTTGTACACCCCGCTGTTTtggttgagacatatgagcaCGGAGAGAGTGTGGCTCGTTATGTAGATGGATCAGAAGGACATGCGCGGCTTAAGGCTAAAGTAGCACACATCGGAACTCATGCTCTCTTGAAGATGCTCCTG GTTGACAACTTCATTCATGCTGATATGCATCCAGGGAATATTCTTGTCCGGCCAAACAATACTCCAAGAGGTCTTTTCAGATCGAGGAAGCCACACATCATTTTCCTAGATGTAGGCATGACTGCAGAACTCTCAAAAGTTGACCGAGATAACCTACTAGGTTTTTTCAAGGCAGTTGCACGTAGAGACGGCAAGACTGCTGCTGAACGAACACTTAAATTATCTAAACAACAGAATTGTCCTGATCCACAGGCCTTTATCCAG GAAGTAGAAGACGCATTTACATTCTGGGGAACAGAGGAAGGAGATTTAGTCCATCCCGCGGATTGTATGCACGAACTATTTGAGAAAATGAGGCGTCATAGAGTTAATATCGACGGCAATGTTTCCACCGTGATGTTTACAACATTAGTTCTTGAG ggCTGGCAACGGAAACTCGATCCAGGATACGATGTGATGCGCACGCTACAAAAAATGCTGCTGAAAAGCGATTGGATGAAATCACTTTCTTACACAATTGATGGACTGATGGCTCCTTAG
- the LOC104703756 gene encoding uncharacterized aarF domain-containing protein kinase 2 isoform X3 — protein sequence MTLFSRFLITGVVKRTLFSNQNNRTAIRVSVRLPQFRIQSHGHHTLGLLHNVKGSFLGNHHNLARRSYSILSASNVVKQHAQASWERFLYSLAMNRTWNLSRITQIAQVVSLSLARSHFLLPGFLALTLRKVAYAQRVAPSPVVCSPSSISPYRSSLNFPIVISSLMISAVKGVVLFGRALYLAVLFSPNVIMALLEFACGPRFRKLQYEILHRTLERAGPAFIKFGQWIATRPDRFNKDLCLQLSKLHSNAPEHSFAFTKKSIENAFGRKLSEIFEEFDEAPVASGSIAQVHRASLKFQYPGQKVKSSEVAVKVRHPSVEQTMKRDFVIINFVAKLTTFIPGLNWLRLDECVQQFSVYMLSQVDLSREASHLSRFIYNFRGWKDVSFPKPIYPLVHPAVLVETYEHGESVARYVDGSEGHARLKAKVAHIGTHALLKMLLVDNFIHADMHPGNILVRPNNTPRGLFRSRKPHIIFLDVGMTAELSKVDRDNLLGFFKAVARRDGKTAAERTLKLSKQQNCPDPQAFIQEVEDAFTFWGTEEGDLVHPADCMHELFEKMRRHRVNIDGNVSTVMFTTLVLEGWQRKLDPGYDVMRTLQKMLLKSDWMKSLSYTIDGLMAP from the exons ATGACCTTATTCTCAAG ATTTTTGATCACTGGAGTGGTGAAGAGAACTCTATTCTCTAATCAGAATAATAGAACAGCTATTAGGGTTTCTGTAAGGCTGCCACAGTTCAGAATTCAGAGTCATGGACATCACACATTGGGTCTTCTTCATAATGTTAAAGGAAGCTTTTTAGGTAATCATCATAATCTCGCAAGGAGGAGCTATTCGATTTTATCTGCGAGCAATGTAGTTAAGCAGCATGCTCAAGCCTCTTGGGAAAGGTTTCTTTATAGTTTAGCTATGAATCGTACTTGGAACTTGTCTCGGATAACTCAGATTGCTCAAGTGGTTAGCTTGTCTTTAGCCCGTTCTCACTTTTTGTTACCTGGTTTCTTGGCTCTTACTTTGAGAAAAGTGGCATATGCGCAAAGGGTGGCTCCAAGTCCTGTGGTGTGTTCTCCTTCAAGCATTTCTCCTTATAGGAGTTCGTTAAACTTCCCTATCGTTATCTCGTCGTTAATGATTTCTGCAGTCAAAGGTGTTGTTCTGTTTGGGAGAGCTCTCTATTTagctgttttgttttctccaaaTGTTATAATGGCGTTGTTAGAATTTGCGTGTGGGCCTCGTTTTAGAAAGCTACAGTATGAGATCCTCCATCGGACTCTGGAAAGAGCTGGTCCTGCTTTTATCAAATTTGGCCAATGGATTGCCACACGGCCTGATCGGTTTAACAAGGATCTGTGTTTGCAGCTTTCAAAGCTTCACAGTAATGCCCCTGAGCACAGTTTCGCGTTCACCAAAAAATCCATCGAAAATGCATTTGGTCGTAAGCTCTCTGAGATATTTGAGGAATTTGATGAGGCGCCTGTGGCATCTGGGAGTATAGCTCAAGTACACCGAGCTTCCCTGAAGTTTCAGTATCCAGGACAAAAGGTGAAGTCCTCGGAAGTTGCTGTTAAAGTTAGACATCCTAGTGTTGAGCAAACGATGAAGCGAGATTTTGTGATCATCAATTTTGTGGCAAAGCTAACCACTTTTATTCCGGGGTTGAATTGGCTTAGATTGGACGAGTGTGTGCAACAGTTTAGTGTCTACATGTTGTCCCAAGTTGATCTCTCAAGAGAAGCTTCTCATTTGAGTCGGTTTATATATAACTTCCGTGGATGGAAAGATGTCTCTTTCCCTAAGCCCATATATCCACTTGTACACCCCGCTGTTTtggttgagacatatgagcaCGGAGAGAGTGTGGCTCGTTATGTAGATGGATCAGAAGGACATGCGCGGCTTAAGGCTAAAGTAGCACACATCGGAACTCATGCTCTCTTGAAGATGCTCCTG GTTGACAACTTCATTCATGCTGATATGCATCCAGGGAATATTCTTGTCCGGCCAAACAATACTCCAAGAGGTCTTTTCAGATCGAGGAAGCCACACATCATTTTCCTAGATGTAGGCATGACTGCAGAACTCTCAAAAGTTGACCGAGATAACCTACTAGGTTTTTTCAAGGCAGTTGCACGTAGAGACGGCAAGACTGCTGCTGAACGAACACTTAAATTATCTAAACAACAGAATTGTCCTGATCCACAGGCCTTTATCCAG GAAGTAGAAGACGCATTTACATTCTGGGGAACAGAGGAAGGAGATTTAGTCCATCCCGCGGATTGTATGCACGAACTATTTGAGAAAATGAGGCGTCATAGAGTTAATATCGACGGCAATGTTTCCACCGTGATGTTTACAACATTAGTTCTTGAG ggCTGGCAACGGAAACTCGATCCAGGATACGATGTGATGCGCACGCTACAAAAAATGCTGCTGAAAAGCGATTGGATGAAATCACTTTCTTACACAATTGATGGACTGATGGCTCCTTAG